A single region of the Lycium barbarum isolate Lr01 chromosome 2, ASM1917538v2, whole genome shotgun sequence genome encodes:
- the LOC132628713 gene encoding uncharacterized protein LOC132628713 — MSDDKFDSPNVNKTTGCNKDESDNIEEEIQNVEQADKVINANKDADKKQQPTKQNADEADNTSVQQYKAKENNTIEKEKSKKVEGSAEKGGNKDSTQKNSHHKQQMQEKKGDSGEKVKEQQVKSAAKSANKRLSDEQQENASPNSVDRAEKRETDEILQKQIDTGQEGEQSAASNKQLITQLEA; from the exons ATGTCAGATGATAAGTTTGATAGTCCAAACGTAAACA aaactacggggtgtaacaaagaTGAATCAGATAACATAGAAGAGGAAATACAAAACGTAGAGCAAGCAGACAAGGTTATTAATGCTAACAAGGATGCTGATAAGAAACAACAACCAACCAAGCAGAATGCAGATGAGGCAGACAACACAAGTGTTCAACAATACAAGGCAAAAGAAAATAAtactatagaaaaagaaaaaagcaagAAGGTAGAAGGTAGTGCAGAAAAGGGAGGAAATAAAGatagtacacaaaagaatagtcatcaCAAACAACAAATGCAAGAGAAGAAGGGGGATAGTGGGGAGAAAGTGAAAGAGCAGCAGGTCAAAAGTGCAGCAAAAAGTGCCAATAAAAGACTTTCAGATGAGCAGCAAGAGAATGCAAGCCCTAATAGTGTAGATAGAGCTGAGAAAAGAGAGACAGATGAAATCCTTCAGAAACAAATTGATACAGGGCAGGAGGGGGAACAAAGTGCAGCAAGCAATAAACAATTAATAACACAGTTGGAAGCTTAA